Part of the Carassius auratus strain Wakin chromosome 8, ASM336829v1, whole genome shotgun sequence genome is shown below.
tataatttttattgtttataatattcCATATACGGAGCCTACACGGAAATGATCGATACAATTAGTTTGTAAACAGACATTTATTTAAAGGGGAAGCGCATCAGTACTATATAAACCAACACTGCTTTCTGTTAGTTTATATTTATACTCATTCATTTTTATCCACAGGGATGGAGTCAGAGACCCAAACTTCTCTTCAGTTCTCTTTGTATTGAGAAATTACAAAAAAGCACGCATCACCAGATCAGGACATGTTTACTTTAACTCTAATGTAAGAATATTTCTTTTGATTATCACTCCAATTCTTTTGTGGATGTCCATTTAGTCTGTATGTGCTTGGCTTGTATGGAATAGTGTTTATGTGACACACCCATTACCAACAAGAGTCTGAACAGTCTTGCTTTTATGAACGTTTATCATCTCATAACAATATGCAATTATGTAAAGTTTTTAGTATGTAGTATTAGTAATGCAAAGTTAAATTGTTTTTGGAATGTGAAAGCCTGGAGTGTATACTTTCATTAATATCAAACTGAATCAGCTGATGATGAAAAGTTTAACTTGCATCTCACTCAAGctaattcatttttatgaaagGGCAAAAAAGACTTGGCTTCTCAGATCTGGGgaatttatgatttaatttccCTGTCATAAATATGAGTTGGCTATACAGGGCTCATCAGAATGGAAGGCCTGCTAGTGTGGGGCAAGCGTGACACAGTTTCAAGTCAGATGAAGCAACACTTGGTCCTTCAGGCCACGTTTTGTTAGAATTGTAAACATGACTCTTAAAAGCATtgttaggatatatatatatatatatatatatatatatatatatatatatatatatatatatatatatatacatatacatatatatatatatatatatatgtatatgtatgtgtatgtttctgaaagaagtttcttctgctcatcaagcctgcatttatttgatcaaaaatacagaaaatcattctaatattctgatttattatcagtgttggaaacagttctgctgtctaatatatttgatgaataaaaggttaaaaagaactgcatttatttatttaaaaaaaaaaaaaaaaaaatatatatatatatatatatatatatatatatatatatatatatattctaataatatattttctttactatcacttttttatcaatttaacacatccttgctgaataaaagtatttattttatttaaaaaaagaaagaaaaaaatactgaccccaaattattgaccagtagtgtacattgttattacaaaatatttatattttaaaaacatagctttttttttttttacttttcattcatcaaagtatcctaaaaaatgATCACCTgttgtgaaaaaatattaagcagcagaactgtttgcaactttgataatgaatcatcatattataatgatttctaaaggatcatgtgataatgatcctaaaaattcagctttgcatcacagaaataaatgataatttaaagtataataaatttaaaaacaataattttaatttgatttatatatcacaatattatataattttttctgtatttttgatcaaataaatgcaggcttgatgagcagaagaaacttttttcaaaaacattaaaaatagtaatgtttccaaacttttggtctgtactgtgtatatatatatatatatatatatatatatatatatatatatatatatatatatatatatatatatatataaagaaatatgtaAACCTCCCCTCCCCctcaagacacttaacctctagttgctccagaggtgtgcgacctctgacatatatagcaattgtaagtcgctttggataaaagcgtcagctaaatgaataaatgtaatgtaaatgtaatgggaTGACACAAGGGAATGGCTGTTGGTGTCTGTATGCCTGCCTCTTCAGAAACCTATTACTGAGAAGACTGCAGCAATTAGCAATTAGCAATTGGCAGTATGGTGGTTAGGTGCATTTCTGGTTGTGCTCATCCTCAAGTCCTTTTCCCTATTCCCAAACAACTCAGTCTGCTTGCCCGCTGACTTAAATTCTTGCACTTTGAAGAAGGAGGAATAACGGCAAATTCACGTCTGTGTGCGAGGCATTCAAATCTGCATCCTTTTTGTTAGGAATGCCCATCTTCCAATGATCCAATCAATTACCGAAGGATTAAATCAAGCCCCGCCTGAAGCTGTTTCACTCGGATATACGTCACAACAAGGAACAAAGGACAATCTCAACTTccgtttcatgctgactttaaaggcTTTCTTCAGTGCATGGAACAATTCAATCCCTCCacccattttttaaatcattatttatattgaCATCATCATTCATAAACCtgtttaatctttaaaaatgcaCATCTTACATTTAAATGCTGGACAGTTTCCATTTCTGTACAACACAAACCTTGAAGCCATCAATATAatgaatgcgctaaaaaagaaGACCATTTTTGTGAGCGCGGATTGTGATTTTAAATActaagctttatttcagttaccaaAATTGAACAAAGATCTGAAATACTTGACCAACCAAAAAATCAAGTAATGATCAGTTACAtgtggttattttattattattattattatttttgctttgtcTTTAAGACTTGTATGTAAAAACTCTTCACGTGAACTGAGAAACAGCTGCAGGTTTTTAATCGggcattttattttctaatggGGCATTTCTAGGTCAGAGTGGTGCACGATCAATGGTTTATACACCGTCACAGACAACAAAACCAAGCTACTCCCCCTCTGAGTAATGGCAGCTCATCGCCACCCGCCAGTGGCCAGGTTCCTGACCCACCGTCAGTGCCAGGGCCAGAAGATGGAGTCCGAGGAAGGAGAAATCTGTCAAAAGCCCTCCTGAAAAGAATAAACACTACAGAACGGTAAGCTGTTCTGAATGATAGGTACAAACCAAGCTCTGAAAATACACAGAATGTGAAATACAGTACAGAGTATCAACTTCATACATTACAGCCAGctgtcatttaaaatgtactattGTTCTTTGGATtccaattttatattttacaacatCTGAGTATGAATAGCTCTGTTGCTCCTCTTTATATCTTCCCAGGTCTGAGTTTATCGCTGATAAAAGTGGGGTGCGGGTATCCTCAGAGCTGCAGACAGAGGATGGCGTGATACAGCTGTTTGTGGAGGAGGAAGAAATGCGTGAAgtgaagctgtttgtggagaACACGGGTCAGGAGGCTGTGTATTTCACATACTACACTGCTCTTCACTGGCTGCAGTATTTCACTCTGGAAGACAGCAGAAGAGTCACACGTAACAATCCACTCCGTCTGGGGCCATGTGAGTGCAACCAAACTGTACAGGAATaacttttgttggttttgtttctAGGTTTCATATGGTATCATGCTAGTCTCTGactttatgatgtattataaataaaaaaaagttttttggagCCACTGTGCAGTGGTTAGCATACAGTCCATGCTCTTGACATGCTGGGCTGTGATGCTAAGGTAAGTGTAACAGGTTTGAACCCAACttgttgctctctctctcatttttgaAAGGTGAGAAGTATGAGGTGACCTTAAGATTCAAAGCAGAACAGATAGGAGTCTATCCTGCTACTCTGGCATTTGAGTTCAAGGAAAACACCCAACCCACCACCTGTCCTTTCCACATTGTTCGGTTCATTCAGGCAGAATACAGGTCCGAGCTTGCAGCTCTGCTGGGTCCAGAAGCACCATTCAGACCTAAGAGACTTGAGACCTATGAACCTGCGAGGTGCAACATAGATGAGGGGGTTCAACCTGAGAGGTCAAAGAAAAAACACTCTTTTTAAGAATTAATATACGGTAATTGTTTTTCTCTGTGTTTATATTTGTAAAGAAATCAACTGTTTTTCTCACATTTGCAGTTTAACACAAAactttttaaagtttgtgttgcCACTGGATAGCTACACACGTCCTTCTTACATCTCTGACTTAGCCGAGGTCCTAAAAGGCAGCCGTTCTTTCCCGAAGCTCCAGGAACAGAAGTTAGTGATCTCTAGTTGTGCTTTTAGATCTTAGACCTGTTACTGATTGGTCCTTGATCAGCTCTCTGCTTGAACATGTATAGTGGAAGCTATTTTTACTGTTCTTCTTGTTAtgtgtgtttggtgttttttAGGTCACTGCTGGAGAGTGATCTGGGTTTTCATAACTATATTGAGCGCTTTGATTTACTACTGTACCTGGAGGAAGATCAAATGCGTCTAGACATCAAGAGGTATAACAAAGATGATGTGTCCATGGTGAGAGACCATGAGAACAAACGACTGCTGGTCTTAGAGGTGAGTGGCATTGCTTTAATGCCAGTTATTATAGCGTGTGATTGTGGCTGCATCCGAAAGGTGAAAAAATGCTGCATTTATATAGGAAAGCAAAAAGCAAATCTTATCCaatgttaaaggaacactcctctttttttgtaaaaaatgtcattttctatgtcccctagagttaaacattTGATTTTCACCGTTTTCGAATTCATTCAGCCGATCACCGAGTCTGGCGGTAGTACTTTTAGTTCAGCTTAGTATAGCTctttgaatctgattagaccattagcatcttgctcaaaaatgaccaaagagtttgtatattttatttttaaaacttgactcttctatAGTTACATAGTGTATTAAGACCGACGGAAAATAAAATTCATGATTCTttaggctgatatggctaggaactatactcatattccagcgtaataatcaaggatcTTTGCTCCCGTACCATGTGTGCAGAAGGCGCAGTGATATCacgcagcacctgaaaatagtccccagttAGTTTGTGAagttgcagcaatagcagagttgctggGTACTATTTTCAGCTGCTGCATAATATAACAGCAACTCAAAACTGTCAgtcttagtacatgatgtaactacagaagagtcaagttttaaataggaaaatgctaatgagatgctaacggtctaatcagattcaatgatctatgctaagctaagctaaaagtacTAGCGCCAGACCTGGAGATCGGCTGTATAGATTCGAAAATGTTTAAACTCAACTGTTTTTTAAGGGatttggaaaatgagcctattttcaaaattAGTGTAGTGTTCCTTTAACTTCACTACCTGCCTGCTGTGATGCCTACATCTGATTTTTTAAGGCATCGTAGATGTCgttatcccacaatcctgtgcgttcaaTTCTGTGACAGTTGAGCCAAAATATAAAGATAACATCTGAAAGTTCCAGTTGGTGTTCATTTTGTGTGTAAATCTCAGTTTTTGATTGTTCCACTTTTGATATAATTTCTAGCAAAAAATTTGTATTGTAATAATTAAACATTCGCTAATTTATTGCAAAACcatctattttgttgtagatcattaaaccgcTATGCTGCCTCTGAAGTTTGTGTGAAATCAGTTTCATGAAGTACCTTTATGCGCAaacactgcctgcaaagtcattatTTAATAGGGATCACACATGCatggctcttaaagggacagtgcacccAAATAGTTACTTTAATTTGTTACTCTTCAACTCCATTAAGGATAGTAAATGTACTACAAAGTAAAGAAAGAATGTCAGCaatgttatttttgggtgaactgtccttttaagtaatatgtgcttttttatttgttgGAAAGTATATGTTGAGGTCATGTAATGTTAATTTGTTATGTTGAAGCTCCCCGGTGTTTCGGAGAATAGGCCATCAGTCCTGAGAGGAGATCACCTGCTTCTCACCAAGAGTGACGAGGTCCAGCTCTCAACTGTGACCAAATACAAGGGCTATGTCCACAGAGTGGAACTGGATCAGGTCAAACTGGGCTTCTCTCGAAGGTATGAAGTATGAAGAATTCATGACGGGTCATTTGAACATCAGAACATTGAAGGAGTAGTAAATAAAACAGGGTTGATAATGTCGAGAATCAAAGTTCCAGATATAAAGTGCTTTCTGTACTATAAAAGCATACTGTAACTTCCAGAACACAAATCAACAGCTCAGTTTCTTAGTTCACATCTGAAGACTATTTACATATACATCTTAAGGAAAAAGCCATTAATAATTTATCAGCTGTGGCCTAAGGGTTAGAGAGCCGAACTAGTTGCCAGAAGGTTGCCGGTTCGAGTCTTGGTGcaggcaggagttgtaggtgggagggagcaATCTTACAGAGTCTGAAATTTGAAAGATAGTGTCAAACATCAAATGCTTCACATACTTCAGGTTTACAAAAATATGCCATCTTCACTTgatattattttgcatatttatttgaaGACCAGATTTAAActttttgtatatgtatgtgtgtgtgttttttatgtgtAAAGGCTGCTTGACGGTTTCATAGATAATATGAAATTCCGTGTGGAGTTCACAGTGAATCGTCTCCCGTTGAGACTGCAACACAGAGCAGTACACATGGCGGTCCAGCACGAGCTCAGAGATGTGCTGTTCCCTGTGGGCTCAAGGAGCTTGAACCCTCCGTCTCCACCTGCACTGAGGTCAGTGAGACATATCTGGACTGAACTTATGCAACAAAATCTAATTTTAGTGAAACGATTTTAGTAGAATACTTCAACTGGatgagtatttgtgtgtgtggggtgtgtcTGTCTCTAGGCTTTTTGATCAAAAGCTGGAGAAGAACCATGAACAGAAAAAAGCTGTATGTAACATTGTGGCTGGTACATCCAAGCCGGCACCGTACTTGGTGTTTGGACCTCCTGGCACTGGTAAAACAGTCACGATAGTGGAGGCCATCAAACAGGTAAAGCTGGTTCTCatacttaaataaatatacacacaacaaacacaccTACATGCAAATCATCTCATTGTGTCTGCATGCAAAACTGAATAAGCAGAACAGCTATTGTAAttgatttttctctttcttttataTTTCATCTCGCAGGTGGAGAAGAATATACCTGGGGCCTACATCCTGGCTTGTGCTCCATCTAACAGTGCAGCTGATCAGCTGTGTGAAAAGTTGATCACAAGTGAACATGTTGATGCACGGAAGATATACAGAGTCTACGCTAGCTCACGCAATCCAAAAGATATCCCTAAAGTCCTAGAGGTTCGTGCTTGTCTGACTTTATTAATCAGTTAAAAGATtacattaactaaataaaaaatacaaagattTGTTGGAAAGTATAAAATAACAATGGTAccttgtgtaatttttttttttaaacaaaattcctCATGgactaaatataaacatttaaatacaaaaataggtGAAAAATATGTCAATTGTATCACTCAGTTCtgctctgtgtatatatataaattagatcgcaaagttaaatgtaaaaatgttcatttgaattttttgaTTTTTCACAAAGCTTACAGGACCCTATATGTACGCGTCACATTTTGAAACACTGTAGTCTTTGAACCGTTTGTTCAACAGGCTAACATAAAAGcatgatattttacattttttaaggcttatttacattttttaataacgGCAATTTGTTGGCAGAATATGACTTTCTTTTAACTCATCAAAATTTAgtttaacagagagagagagagagagagagacgttttgAGAATGTCTTTTGTgtatgtgttgtttttgttgttattgtttgagTGTCTTTTTGTCTTTAGAAAAACAGTAATGTGGAGGGAAACACAATTATTTTCCCATGTAAAGAGGATCTGATGTGCTACAAGATCATAGTGAGCACTCTGGTCACCGCTGGCAGGTGAAGGGCTTCATCTTCTACAAACACAATGAACTCGGTCTCCCACATACACATCATAGCAGTCAAAATATTAagagtgtattgtgtgtgtgtgttggcaggcTGGTCAGTGGGGGTTTTCCTATAGGTCATTTTTCTCACATCTTTGTGGATGAGGCAGGGCATGCTGTGGAGCCAGAGGCCATCATCAGTGTGGCAGGTGGAGTGCTTCACAGAATAACATGAAAACCGTCAGATCATACAGTTAAGATCAATCTGTGGTAGCATTTCATTCATGTGTGTTTAGGTCTGTTGAATGCAAAGTCTGGACAGCTTGTTTTGGCTGGAGATCCCAAGCAGCTGGGGCCAATCCTGAGATCTCCTTTTGCCATTAAATACGGACTTGGTGAGATGAATaataacacacatacagtacacactcgATTCACTTTGTAATTTACATTGTAAATGTGTCTGTAGGTCTTTCCTTGCTGGAGAGGTTAATGACACAGAATGAACTTTACCAGAAAGGCACTAGTGGATACGACAACCGTTATGTAACCAAGCTACTGAAGAACTACAGGTACAATCTGAATAATCTGTAAAACTACAAATTGACTAGTCTGACCAGCTTGTTGACTAGATGCCCTTTAAGAAGCCCTGAACAAAAAGCTCTTAATAGGGTTCAACTGAGGGAAAAAATAGCTTTATGTAGTGCAAAGTTCTCATGGCTGAACAAAACTAGTTTGAACTTGTCCGGGTACAATTTCTGACACCTGTAAAGACAGTTTTCACAATGTATAGAGGATGATCAAAAATTCTTAGACCTTTTGTGTAGAGGGAGTGCAGATGGTTATGAATGAGGAACAAATACAAGCTAGAACCATTTATTATTTGTAgttttgacatttacatttaatcatttagcagaagctttttttcaatgcgacttacaaatgagatttCATGAGaactactggtagccagtgtaacctgatgaggagaggagtaacgtgagctttttggGCTCATTGAAGACCACTCTCAATGTTGCATTCTGGGTCAGTTGCAGAGGCTTTATAGAACATGCAGAAAGGCCCGctaggagagcattacaatagtccagtctggagagaaaaaGAGCTGTGACTCTTCTTTTAACTTGTAGCCAGGAGCCAATAATAGTAGAAAAGGCCAGTATAAAGACGTAAACAAATAACCTTGAACATAGATTTGACTCCTGGCCATAAATGAACACGGGAACCAGAGAAACTTGGTGTGTCCCTGGGTTTTCGCTGTGCATTAAAAAGCAGAGGACAGGGTGTCATGTGAAAAGTTTGGGAATGGGCCAATCTGTGTAAAATAGATTGGGATAGGTCCAATCCGAATTAAGTGTTCAGAATCCCAGATGTGGGATTTCTACCACAAAACTGACAGAGATGCTTCTTTCTTTCATGCTatgtaaatgtgaaatgagtCTGAATCCGTTTCAGCACCACTGATTCACACATCTCTAATtcacattttctttctctttctctccaggTCTCATCCATCCATTCTGAAGATTCCTAATGAGATGTTCTATGATGGGGAGTTGGAGGCATGTGCAGATGAGATGATCTCCCGCCAGTACTGCATGTGGGAGCACCTGCCGAAAATCGTATGAGACATCCCAGACACACACATAcctgataaatgactaaatgcaaatgtaaacagCATTTCAGGTATTTCAAGACAATGCATTTTGGTAAGGTTAGGTGATGATGTTATACAGTTGCTATATGCACGCAGGATGACACATCATTGGGAATGTGTTGATattgtttggtctctgtgtgtgttccaTACCTAGTGACCTGACTCTCACTCAGGTCTCATTGGCTGCTTCTTTGTATTGCAGCATCTTCTTAAGTCACTCAAATGTTTAAGGCAGAAAACTTGGCGTTGAGGCTTGAGAACATGTCAAAATTCATTGCCTCATTAGAGTATGaatatattcatttttgtaatcAGATTTGACATTAGCCACTGAGATCTTATTGCTGGTATAGATGTTTTTTTATATAGTCGATCAGAGGATATGGTAATGTCCCAGTGTCCACATGTTCAGTGTAGCGCTTGAACATTGGTCTGTGTACTTGCACgatgtatttcctgtatttggctcAAGTGTTCGAGTAGGCATGTAGCCCGCAAGTGTGTGTAGAACTTTTGACTCTTCCTTTGATTGTTTTACTGAATTTAGTAACCGCAATGTTTCTAATTAAGTggtaaaaagcagttgcaaatgtttgaaaaatacacatacaaaaaaaaaaaaaaaaaattaagcaacagCTGAAAAGAAAACTATAAGAAATCACCATTGCTTTCTCTTTATCTTTCCTTAATCCCCCATCTAGCTTGTTCTAATCTGAGTGATGCCTGAAACTTCATATTTACAGCATTTCGTGTGTTTATTTGCCTCTTTACGATACATCGCATGTTTTATTCTTCAGTTGAATATGTTGGGATACACATAGCTAGCAGGGTTTCTGCAGTCCTTAAGAAATCTTCCATTTGGTTTGCTAAAATTTTAGACGATAAAGAGTCTTAAACAGTATAacacaaatgttaattatttaaagACCTTTTAAATTTGGGTTGCTGCTATATGGATGTGTGATTATTAAACATCAAAAAGCTATGATTCaattaaatatatgtgcacactgcACATTTCAAAATAGTGAATATGATTGCTTATTATGCGCCATTGATAAACTGACAATGTTATGgttttcatattattttgtaGATTGTTGTGTCTCTTCTTTTTGAATGAGCAGCTAGAAATAGTAAAGCATAGACACTACATtacaaaataagatttattttgatatatatattttttttctgaactagaatgtattattagttttatttgtgcaggtttttaaaaaggtcttaaatccTCAAATCTGTTTTTGAAAATCTGCTTATCTTCGAATACCGCTCCCGTTCACTTTTTAACATGTTGTCCACCTCCTCTTCAAGGGGTATCCGGTCACACATGCccgcacacacacaaatcatcagTGTAAGGAATGTGAAGGCCAGAATCTGAGATAACTGGCCCTTGTGAACTTTTCAACAATTTCATGGTTAGATTTGGTTCTCAGGCATGTGATATTTCTCATGAACCAGTCTCCACTTGTTCTTTGTAATGATGATGTTACCGTTTATATCTAGAAAGTTGAACACAAAGACCTCTTTTTGAATGTGCTGTTGTTTTGCACTGATAATTATAGTATGGTTTCCCTTTGAACATTTTGTATCTTCTGGAGATGTCACTTTGTGCTCTGCTCTGTTCTGCATTTTCAGGGATTTCCTGTGATTTTTCATGGAGTGATTGGAAAGGATGAGAGAGAGTCGAACAGCCCCTCCTTTTTCAACACTTCTGAAATCGATATCATCCTTGACTACCTGAAGAAGCTCCTGACACCGGCGAAGAAGGGCATTGCAAGAATCTCCCCCAAAGAGATTGGCATTATCGCACCCTACAGGAAACAGgtgaaaataactttttaacgGCTCAGTCACAGCAAACGTGAGGAATAATGTGCAAGCACAATGCAGATAGTACCAAGTAAATCCTAAAGAAACTTTGTTTGCAGagaggttggtaagatttgtttgaaagaagtatatatacttaatatatttgtaaagaaCATGAGGCTttcttcaagattctttgatgaaagtatgtattagaaatagaaatcttttgtaacatgacAAATGTCTTCCTGTCTTTAAtgaacttttgatcaatttaatgtgtcctttctgaataaatTCAGTAAGATGGATAATATGCAATATCTTACAAAAAAGTACTAATGCCAAACTTTTGAAAGTGTGTAAATACATAAGAATTCTGTAGGCGTACTTGTAAACAGTTGGAAATATCTACACACATTTTCTACTGTTTGTTCTCTGCACAACCTTTCACATAGACTGCTAAACTTTGTTTTTACGAAGATCATCATTATCACcctgctttgttttatttttacaggtgGAGAAAATCAGGAAGGCCATTAAGATGCACAGGGAGCTTAAATCCTATTTGGGCATCGAGGAGCTGAAGGTCAGCATGAGTATGAGCTACACTCTGTTATCAGCTCTCATGCGTGTCAGGACACTTGAGCAAAAACATGAGTGCTGTGTGTGTAGGTTGGCTCCGTGGAGGAGTTTCAAGGCCAGGAGAGGAAAGTGATCATTGTGTCCACTGTTCGCAGCGACAAGAAACACATCATTTTGGATGAAACGTTCAACATTGGCTTTCTGAAGAATGAGAAGGTACTTTCAAAACAAAAGACAACACACCAGAGAGAAGTGTACCAAACAAAGTTGTTTCACTGTTTGCTTTCTCTTCTTCAGAGATTCAACGTGGCAGTGACCAGAGCAAAATCCCTGCTCATTATGGTCGGGAACCCCATCATTCTGCAAACAGACGCGACCTGGGGCAGGTATATCAACTTCCAACTACATgcataacataacatacataaAATACTCTTTATATGATTTCTGGAACATGTTgcaagttcatttttttttaccttgttgaTCTATGTGGTTGTAGGTTTATTAATTACTGCATTGAGAAGGAAGGTTATACTGGATATGATATTTCCAACTTGGAGGAAACGGATGCGGTTGTCGAGCGTCTGCTAGCACTAAACATCCGCGAGGAGATCGTAGGTAAGACATGGCTTTAATTAAAGTACAGTCACACTAGACTTTGCACTTCATTTGCATCCATTAATGCAGAATAGGAAATGCAAACTTAATGCAGTCCATTTCTGAAGTTCAAATAAAGTGAACTCTGATCTGCAAATTTGAATTAAAgagatatatttgaatattttgaatgtattgtattaatgatttattatttaataaaagtggCCCAAGAGCATGACATCACATcctgttttaatgtttgtttgttgtctAAATTAATTTAGTCATTAAAGCCTAGTTAATGCTTATTAATAATTCATCATGTACTGACGGGTTATGcagtataaatacaaaaaaagtttggggtcagtaacattttttgcttattattattattattatataaagcaaatttacattaaattgatcaagagacagtagagacatttataatgttacagaaatgttctgtttcaaataaataaatctttgtattcatcaaagattcgTCATTTATTCaacacaacttttttcaacatagatgataataaaaaatctttcttgagctgcaaatcagtatattagaatgattgatctgaaggatcatgacactgaagactggagtaatgatgactgattcagctttgcaatcacaagaataatatataaaaacaaaaaacaaaacaacaacattattttacaatattaatgctTTACTatattttgacaaataaatgcagcctgggtgagcatTAGACACTTTTctcaaaaaaatcttaccaaccctaaactCTTAAACAGTGGTGTATTTGGACCTACACAACTGTGCACCTGTTTTGTTTATATGACAATTTCTGTGCTTTATTTCTTCTTtgggatttaaaataaatcttgaaCCGAGTTCTTACTGTCTTGTTCTTTCTCATCCTAGTGGAAACAGAGGAGAGTGTGGTCCAGCAACATCTGAATCCTGAGTGGAGACATGACCATTAAATGAAGTGCCATTCTTAAAGTGCCTCACAGC
Proteins encoded:
- the LOC113107760 gene encoding putative helicase mov-10-B.1 — translated: MNRKNRKNQLSKDDLRAVGFDFIEFLAESNRRSITDRIILKNIYNDEFRNRDGVRDPNFSSVLFVLRNYKKARITRSGHVYFNSNVRVVHDQWFIHRHRQQNQATPPLSNGSSSPPASGQVPDPPSVPGPEDGVRGRRNLSKALLKRINTTERSEFIADKSGVRVSSELQTEDGVIQLFVEEEEMREVKLFVENTGQEAVYFTYYTALHWLQYFTLEDSRRVTRNNPLRLGPCEKYEVTLRFKAEQIGVYPATLAFEFKENTQPTTCPFHIVRFIQAEYRSELAALLGPEAPFRPKRLETYEPARCNIDEGVQPESLTQNFLKFVLPLDSYTRPSYISDLAEVLKGSRSFPKLQEQKSLLESDLGFHNYIERFDLLLYLEEDQMRLDIKRYNKDDVSMVRDHENKRLLVLELPGVSENRPSVLRGDHLLLTKSDEVQLSTVTKYKGYVHRVELDQVKLGFSRRLLDGFIDNMKFRVEFTVNRLPLRLQHRAVHMAVQHELRDVLFPVGSRSLNPPSPPALRLFDQKLEKNHEQKKAVCNIVAGTSKPAPYLVFGPPGTGKTVTIVEAIKQVEKNIPGAYILACAPSNSAADQLCEKLITSEHVDARKIYRVYASSRNPKDIPKVLEKNSNVEGNTIIFPCKEDLMCYKIIVSTLVTAGRLVSGGFPIGHFSHIFVDEAGHAVEPEAIISVAGLLNAKSGQLVLAGDPKQLGPILRSPFAIKYGLGLSLLERLMTQNELYQKGTSGYDNRYVTKLLKNYRSHPSILKIPNEMFYDGELEACADEMISRQYCMWEHLPKIGFPVIFHGVIGKDERESNSPSFFNTSEIDIILDYLKKLLTPAKKGIARISPKEIGIIAPYRKQVEKIRKAIKMHRELKSYLGIEELKVGSVEEFQGQERKVIIVSTVRSDKKHIILDETFNIGFLKNEKRFNVAVTRAKSLLIMVGNPIILQTDATWGRFINYCIEKEGYTGYDISNLEETDAVVERLLALNIREEIVVETEESVVQQHLNPEWRHDH